A single window of Gemmatimonadota bacterium DNA harbors:
- a CDS encoding M20/M25/M40 family metallo-hydrolase has product MRRESREFLVRLLDVPAPTGFEMPAQRIWREAVEPHAGRVEVDVYGNHTAVLDGTDEISVMVAGHADEVGLIIRRIDPSGMLRFGRIGGLDTAVLPGTRVRVLVGGKEIPGVIGRPAIHLIKPEDRRKAVKPEDLCIDIGARDGKAAGRLVSVGDPVIFGEDFQDLAGGFASHRAFDNRMGCFVVAEMVRLLSRRRHRATVYAVSTVQEETGVWGAGLVAERYRPSLGIAVDVTHDTTTPGIPSASHADTACGKGPVLCRGVRSSRVVTGLLEKTARAAKIPFQIEVDEGATGTDADAMSWRGTGVPVNTVSVACRYMHTPAEVIHLDDLSRTASLLAKFVSGLSDRTDLVPR; this is encoded by the coding sequence ATGCGCCGCGAATCCAGGGAGTTCCTCGTCCGCCTTCTGGATGTTCCCGCCCCGACCGGGTTCGAGATGCCCGCGCAACGCATCTGGCGGGAAGCGGTGGAGCCGCACGCCGGTCGCGTGGAAGTGGATGTTTACGGAAACCACACGGCGGTGCTGGATGGTACCGACGAGATCTCCGTCATGGTGGCAGGACACGCGGACGAGGTGGGGCTGATCATTCGGCGAATCGACCCTTCGGGAATGCTCCGGTTCGGGAGAATCGGCGGCCTCGACACGGCGGTGCTTCCCGGGACGCGCGTTCGGGTTCTCGTGGGCGGGAAGGAGATCCCCGGAGTCATCGGCCGCCCGGCCATCCACCTGATCAAGCCGGAGGATCGTCGAAAAGCGGTGAAGCCGGAAGATCTGTGCATCGACATCGGCGCGAGGGACGGGAAGGCGGCGGGGCGGCTTGTCTCGGTCGGGGATCCGGTGATTTTCGGTGAGGACTTTCAGGATCTGGCCGGGGGCTTTGCTTCACACCGCGCGTTCGACAATCGGATGGGGTGTTTTGTTGTCGCGGAAATGGTGCGCCTGTTGTCGCGCCGTCGGCACCGGGCCACGGTCTACGCCGTATCCACCGTGCAGGAGGAGACCGGCGTCTGGGGTGCGGGGCTGGTTGCGGAGCGGTATCGACCGTCGCTGGGGATTGCCGTGGATGTGACCCACGACACCACGACCCCGGGGATCCCGAGCGCGTCGCACGCGGACACCGCCTGCGGGAAGGGTCCGGTGCTCTGCCGGGGAGTGCGTTCGAGTCGCGTCGTGACGGGGCTCCTGGAGAAGACTGCGCGGGCCGCGAAGATCCCGTTCCAGATCGAAGTCGACGAAGGCGCCACCGGTACGGATGCCGATGCCATGTCGTGGCGCGGGACCGGCGTGCCGGTGAACACGGTCTCGGTGGCGTGTCGGTACATGCACACGCCCGCGGAAGTGATCCATCTGGACGATCTCTCTCGAACGGCGTCGCTGTTGGCGAAGTTCGTGTCGGGGTTGTCCGACCGGACGGATCTCGTTCCGAGGTAG
- a CDS encoding rhomboid family intramembrane serine protease — protein MRRNQGSMLCPRCGKLVSVSADRCPYCSATRPGLWGFGPVLQRVFGGFLNPVTAIPQVCIAWFVIALLLDPRSALSSSFGLLHILSPAPRALGLLGATSPASLHHGQWWTLLTAIYLHGGLLHILFNVMWIRNLAPEVGRAFGPARFFIIWTVAGALGFLLSNLSPGSPGSLGASGSIFGLMAALIVYGRAIGATLLTRQLWKWALILGVMGLLFPGIDNLAHLGGFAGGWVSATLFRSRLGRPEGRGTQFTALAMVAVTALALLFHLTLALGAITRIIR, from the coding sequence GTGCGACGGAATCAGGGTTCCATGCTCTGCCCCCGGTGCGGAAAGCTGGTCTCGGTCTCCGCGGACCGGTGCCCCTACTGCAGCGCCACCCGACCGGGCCTGTGGGGCTTCGGACCGGTTCTCCAGCGCGTCTTCGGTGGGTTTCTGAACCCGGTGACAGCCATCCCGCAAGTCTGTATTGCGTGGTTTGTGATCGCGCTCCTGCTCGACCCGCGCTCGGCGCTCAGTTCATCATTCGGGCTCCTGCATATCCTCTCCCCCGCGCCCCGCGCCCTCGGGCTCCTGGGAGCCACATCCCCCGCATCGCTCCATCACGGCCAGTGGTGGACGCTTCTCACCGCCATCTACCTCCACGGCGGGCTGCTCCACATCCTGTTCAATGTGATGTGGATACGCAACCTCGCGCCGGAGGTGGGGCGAGCCTTCGGTCCCGCACGGTTCTTCATCATCTGGACCGTCGCCGGGGCGCTCGGGTTTCTCCTGTCGAACCTGTCTCCGGGCAGCCCGGGGTCGCTCGGCGCGTCCGGGTCCATCTTCGGGCTCATGGCCGCGCTGATTGTCTACGGCCGCGCCATCGGAGCCACGCTGCTCACGCGCCAACTCTGGAAGTGGGCGCTGATCCTGGGAGTCATGGGGCTCCTGTTCCCCGGGATCGACAACCTCGCCCACCTCGGTGGCTTCGCAGGCGGGTGGGTTTCCGCCACGCTCTTCCGGTCCCGCCTCGGCCGACCCGAGGGGCGCGGCACTCAGTTCACTGCGCTGGCGATGGTCGCCGTGACCGCGCTCGCGCTCCTGTTTCATCTGACTCTGGCGCTCGGCGCCATCACGCGGATTATCCGCTGA
- a CDS encoding M20/M25/M40 family metallo-hydrolase, with the protein MAVLALSLALTPGDASAGATPSDDYRDEAERITAAALASDGAWRKLTHLCDRIGHRIVGSPALDRAIDWALEAMALDGLENVRRQRVTVGHWERGEERAVLLQPRRMELAMLGLGRSVGTPPGGVTAEVVVVPDFDTFHALPDDAVEGRIVLWNAPFTTYSATVAYRWSGAEEAAKRGAVASLVRTVGRRSLQNPHTGVQAPWEDGARAIPAAALSVEDAAMLARLAESGERVVVRLEMGARHFSDVESANVLAEITGRELPEEIVVIGGHLDSWDVGQGAHDDGGGCVISMEAVRILHELGLRPRRTVRVVLWTEEESGGAGGRAYRKNPGTAAERHVAAIESDGGVEAPSGFGVTVWKPGGRDVDTERQDRALRVLKELAPLFAESGARDMAPGGGGADISPLMEDGVPGLALQTPMDLYWDIHHSSADTVDKVDPDALRRNTAAMAVMAYVLAEMPGELGD; encoded by the coding sequence ATGGCCGTGCTCGCACTTTCCCTTGCGCTCACGCCCGGGGATGCATCGGCCGGCGCGACTCCCTCCGACGATTACCGGGACGAAGCGGAGCGAATCACGGCCGCCGCGCTCGCGTCCGACGGCGCGTGGCGGAAGCTCACACATCTGTGCGACCGGATCGGCCATCGAATCGTGGGGTCTCCCGCGCTCGACCGCGCCATCGACTGGGCGCTGGAAGCCATGGCACTCGACGGTCTGGAAAATGTCCGACGCCAGCGAGTCACCGTGGGGCACTGGGAGCGCGGCGAAGAACGCGCCGTCCTCCTGCAGCCGAGGCGCATGGAACTGGCCATGCTCGGGCTGGGGCGAAGCGTCGGAACGCCGCCCGGAGGGGTCACGGCGGAGGTGGTCGTCGTGCCGGACTTCGACACCTTCCACGCCCTCCCCGATGACGCCGTGGAAGGCCGCATCGTGCTGTGGAATGCGCCCTTCACGACCTACTCCGCCACGGTCGCCTATCGATGGAGCGGTGCGGAAGAAGCCGCGAAGCGCGGCGCGGTGGCGTCGCTCGTGCGCACGGTCGGCCGCCGAAGCCTGCAAAACCCGCACACCGGCGTGCAGGCACCGTGGGAGGACGGCGCGCGTGCCATCCCCGCCGCTGCGCTTTCGGTTGAGGATGCCGCCATGCTCGCCCGCCTTGCGGAATCGGGCGAACGCGTCGTGGTCCGTCTGGAGATGGGAGCGCGCCACTTCTCCGATGTGGAGTCGGCCAATGTGCTGGCCGAGATCACCGGCCGGGAACTCCCGGAGGAGATCGTCGTCATCGGCGGGCACCTGGATTCGTGGGATGTCGGGCAGGGGGCGCACGATGACGGGGGCGGATGCGTCATCTCGATGGAGGCGGTTCGGATCCTGCACGAGCTGGGGCTGCGTCCCCGGCGCACGGTGCGAGTGGTCCTCTGGACGGAAGAGGAAAGCGGCGGCGCGGGCGGGCGCGCCTATCGCAAGAACCCGGGCACGGCGGCGGAGCGCCATGTGGCCGCCATCGAGTCGGACGGGGGCGTGGAAGCGCCGTCGGGCTTCGGGGTGACCGTCTGGAAGCCGGGGGGGCGCGATGTGGACACAGAGCGTCAGGACCGCGCCTTGCGGGTTCTGAAGGAGCTGGCTCCCCTGTTCGCGGAGTCGGGCGCGCGCGACATGGCGCCCGGAGGAGGAGGAGCCGACATCTCCCCGCTCATGGAAGACGGGGTCCCGGGACTCGCGCTCCAGACGCCGATGGACCTCTACTGGGACATCCACCACAGCAGCGCTGACACCGTGGACAAGGTGGATCCCGACGCGCTGCGAAGGAACACCGCCGCCATGGCGGTCATGGCCTATGTTCTGGCGGAGATGCCGGGCGAACTGGGCGACTGA
- a CDS encoding carboxypeptidase M32 produces the protein MTKQTPMEALLDRWGEYEDIQHASMVLEWDQETHLPTGAGEARSQHLATLAGLSHEKLTAPAFRKALTAAERDGSLKGREQAMVREAKRTHDRARRVPRELVMELALAESRGLAAWKTAREEGQWSDFAENLSTLVRLKRRLAEAVGYQDTPYDALLEDFEPGATVKQLDPLLGELKEATVDLLGRIRRSKRRPDRKLLRRKFPKEGQLRLGRMVAETMGFDFTEGRLDLSTHPFCTSFHMSDVRLTTRVDERDLKPSLFGVIHEAGHGLYEQGIGRELARTPLGDSISLGIHESQSRLWENLVGRSRPFWKHCLPRARRVFPEALRGVRLDDFVFAINDVRPSMIRVEADEVTYNLHIILRYELEKELFSGELQPENLPEAWNRKMKELLGIVPRNASEGVLQDIHWAMGLMGYFPTYSLGNLYACQLYNKARKSIRGLDRRVENGKLLPLRDWLRTSIHAPGKTYSAAELIQRATGSPLSTKPFVDYANAKFGDLYGL, from the coding sequence ATGACAAAGCAGACCCCCATGGAAGCACTCCTTGATCGTTGGGGGGAGTACGAGGACATCCAGCACGCATCCATGGTGCTGGAGTGGGATCAGGAGACGCACCTCCCGACCGGAGCCGGCGAGGCTCGCTCGCAGCACCTGGCCACCCTCGCCGGACTCTCCCACGAGAAGCTGACGGCCCCCGCGTTCCGAAAGGCCCTGACGGCAGCCGAACGCGACGGTTCGCTCAAAGGCCGCGAACAGGCGATGGTCCGCGAAGCGAAAAGGACCCACGACCGCGCGCGTCGCGTACCCCGGGAGCTCGTGATGGAGCTCGCGCTGGCGGAGAGCCGCGGCCTGGCCGCATGGAAGACCGCCCGCGAGGAGGGCCAGTGGTCGGACTTCGCGGAGAATCTGTCGACTCTGGTGCGGCTGAAGCGGCGCCTTGCCGAGGCGGTCGGGTACCAGGACACGCCCTACGACGCGCTTCTCGAGGACTTTGAACCCGGTGCCACGGTGAAGCAGCTGGATCCGCTTCTCGGGGAGTTGAAGGAGGCCACCGTGGATCTTCTCGGGCGCATTCGCCGGTCGAAGAGACGCCCGGACCGGAAGCTCCTCCGCCGGAAGTTCCCGAAGGAGGGACAGCTGCGCCTGGGGCGCATGGTCGCCGAGACGATGGGTTTTGACTTCACCGAAGGGCGGCTGGACCTCTCGACGCATCCGTTCTGCACTTCGTTCCACATGTCGGATGTTCGCCTGACGACGCGTGTGGACGAACGCGACCTCAAGCCCTCTCTTTTCGGTGTGATCCACGAAGCGGGACACGGCCTCTACGAGCAGGGAATCGGTCGTGAACTCGCCCGGACGCCGCTCGGCGACTCCATCTCGCTCGGCATCCATGAGTCGCAGTCGCGACTGTGGGAGAATCTCGTCGGCCGGAGCCGCCCGTTCTGGAAGCACTGCCTCCCCCGCGCGAGGCGCGTGTTCCCGGAGGCGCTTCGGGGCGTTCGTCTGGATGACTTCGTGTTTGCCATCAACGATGTTCGCCCGTCGATGATCCGCGTGGAAGCGGACGAAGTGACCTACAACCTGCACATCATTCTGCGCTACGAACTGGAGAAGGAACTGTTCTCCGGGGAGCTCCAGCCCGAAAACCTCCCCGAGGCGTGGAACCGGAAGATGAAAGAACTCCTGGGAATCGTTCCGCGCAACGCATCGGAAGGAGTCCTGCAGGACATTCACTGGGCGATGGGGCTCATGGGGTACTTCCCCACCTATTCGCTGGGGAATCTCTACGCGTGCCAGCTTTACAACAAGGCGCGCAAGAGCATTCGCGGGCTGGACCGGCGCGTGGAGAACGGCAAGCTCCTGCCGCTCCGCGATTGGCTGCGAACGAGTATCCACGCCCCTGGCAAGACCTACAGCGCGGCGGAACTGATCCAGCGCGCCACGGGCAGCCCGCTCTCCACAAAACCGTTCGTGGATTACGCGAACGCGAAGTTCGGGGACCTGTACGGGCTGTAG